From the Gemmatimonadota bacterium genome, the window GAACACGACGCGCATGGGAGAGCTGGCGATCCGCACCGCGCTCGGCGCCAGTCGCGCCCGGATCGTGATCCAGCTCTTCATCGAGGCGCTCGTCCTCGCGCTCGTCGCCACCGGTCTGGGGCTGATCGCGGCCGAAGCGGCCATCCAATGGGTGTTCGGCAACGAGCTCGCGCCGCTCGGGGTCCCCTACTGGTTGGATCCGGGGCTCAGGACCGACACCGTGCTGCTGGCGCTGACGCTCTCCGTCCTCGCTGCGGTCGTGGCCGGCGTGCTTCCTGCCTTCCGTGCCACCGGCCGGGACGTGCACGCCACGCTGCAGCACTGGGCGGCGGGGAGGGCGAGCGTCCGGTTCGGGCTGGGCTCGTCGCTGCTGATCGTGAGCGAGATCGTGCTGTCGGTCGGCTTCATCACGCTCGCGGGCGCGATGGTCCGCAACGTCCTCCACGACTCCACCGCTGCGCTCGGACTCGAGCCGGACCGCTACCTGCGGGCCGACGTGCGGGTGCCGGCGAACGACGCGACGCCCGACCCCGAAGACCCGGAGACGGAGGCCGTGCGGGTGCGCCTGGCGCGGACGCAGCAGGAGGTGCTGCGGCGACTTGCCGAGGACGAGGCCGTGCGGGGCGTGGGGATGGGGGACGACCTGGCCAACTACGAACCGGGCCGCCGCAGCATCGTCCTCGAAGGAAGCGAGTCCGACGGAGAGCCGCAGGACGCCGCTGCGCTCCGCGTGGACGTCGGGTTCTTCCGCGGCCTCGGCCGGCCCATCCTCGCGGGACGGGACTTCAGCGCCGCCGACCTCGAGGCGCTGGAGGGCGACGGTCCCGCCCCCGTGATCGTCAACACGCCGTTCGTGGACCACGTGGTCGGGGGGCGGAACGCGATCGGTCAGCGCTTCCGCCCGAGGTCCGCGGCGCGGGACGCCCCATGGTTCGAGATCGTCGGCGTCGTCGGTCCCTTCGGGACGAACCCGATCAACCCCGACGAGGCCGCCGCCTGGTACGAGCCGGCGGTTCCAGGAACGTCGAACCCCGCGCGCTATCTGGTCGAGGTGGCCGGCGATCCGGCCGCGTTCGCACCGCGCCTGCGCGAGATCGTGGCCGCCGTCGATCCGGAGGCGACCGTGGACCAGGCCATCGCGCTGGGGGCGTCCTGGGAGGCCGACCGGAGCATCTGGCGTTGGCTGTCCGTCCTGCCGCTGGTCCTCTCCGGGGTGGCGTTCCTCCTCGCCGTCTCCGGGCTCTACGCGCTCATGTCCTTCACGGTCTCCCAGCGGACGCGAGAAGTGGCGATCCGGAGCGCGCTCGGCGCGCGCCCGTGGAGCATCGTGGCGACGATCGCGCGCAGAGCGGCGCTCCAGCTCGGCATCGGGCTCGCGCTCGGAGGTGTCTGGGCGTGGGCGCTGCTCCGCCAGGAGGCGGACGAGGCGTTCGTCCAGTCCATCAGCATCCCGCTGACCGTAGCCGCCACGCTGGTCGTCACGGCGCTCGTGGGGGTCGTCGCCTGCGCTTCGCCCACGCTGCGTGGGCTGCGCATCCAGCCGAGCGAGGCGCTGCGGGAGGGGTGAGCGATGGAGGCCGATCGTCCGTGGCGCGCCATCGACCGGGCAGGGATGGTACGGTACCGTTGACATATCTGTACCGTACCACCTTCGAGGACGCCCGATGCCGAAGACCACGACCTACTCCATCTCCCGATTGCGAGCCGACCTCTACCGGGTCATCGACCGGGTGCTGGAAACCGGCGAACCCGTCGAGGTCGAGCGCAACGGTCGACGCGTCCGCATCGTACCCGCGGAGGCCGCCAGCCAACTCGCCGCCTTGCGGCCCCACCCGGGCTAGCTGGCCACGGATCCCGAGTTTGGTGCACCTGGACTCGTCGGACGAGTGGACGCCGTGATCTACCTCGACACCCACGTGGTCGCGTGGCTGTACTCCAGCGCGGACGAGCGACTTTCGCCGGCGGCCCGGACTGCGTTGCTGGACTCCGATGATCGCAGGGTTTCGCCGATGGTGCGTCTGGAGTTGCAGTCCCTCTTCGAAGTGGGCCGTGTCACGGTTCTCGACGAGCGCGTCGGCTCCTCGGCTTGCCGAGGGGCTCACCCTCGCGGGTGAGCGGCGTGCGCCGGGACCTCGAAGGAGTCGGCGGCTCCGGACGCGGAGGGTCCGCGCGCTCCACCCGGAGATGATAGCCCAGGGCTTGGAGAGCGCTGAACGCGAGGTCGAACTCGACGCTCGTCTTGCCTGTCTCCACGAGCGAGATCCACTGGCGCGAGACACCCAGCTCCTCCGCGAGCCGGGTCTGGGACCAGCCGACCCGCGCCCGCCCGTCCCGCAGCAGAGGACCCAGGTCCTGAGGCCGTCGGAACAGCATCGGCTCCTCCCCGGAAATGCCAACGCATATAGGCGATCTGGAGTTGACTACGATCGTAGTCAAAGATCAACTGCCCATGTTCGAAGACGCGCCGCCCTAGGGCGTCACCGACGTGAAGTGCGTGTGGCGCGCTAGTCCGATGCCCACCGCGGCCGTGCGCCGATCCCGAGGACGGGCGTGCTCAGCTCCCCGCGTCGGAGGAGGCTAGAACGCCTCCCGCTCCCTCCGCTTCGCCCACCAGCGCCAGCCGACGAGGGCACCGGCGATCGTCAGCCCCGCGAAGCCCAGCGCGAAGACCATCAGACCGATCTTGAACAGCACGGCCAGGAGGGCCGCCACCCAGGCCGCCATGGGGGGCAGGATCAGCTTGAGGACCTCGGCCAGCAGCAGGGTCAGCAGGCCCGACAGGGCCACCGGGGCGGCGAGTCTCATCATGCGAAGCTCCTGAGGTCCGTGGATCGGCAGGTGCGCCCGGCCCGGAGGCGGGACGGCGATCCCTGCCTCGGCCTACGCCGCAGGCGGTCCGGGAGTTTCGTGGCCGGTCTGGCCTGCCGAGGGCCGCCGGGTCGCCCGCGCCTGACGACCCGGGGCACGTTCGTCGGTTCGTAGCGCCCGCGACCGCGGCGCGCCTACCGCCCCTGATCCAGCCGCACCGTCACCTTCTTGCCCTTGATCCGCGTGCCGCGCAGGGCGCGCAGGACGTCATCTGCCACTCCCTCCGCCACCTCCACCAGGGTGAACCGCTCCGAGATCTGGATGGAGCCCACGTCCCGGCCCGGCACACCGGCTTCGCCGGTGATCGCGCCGACCAGGTCCTTGGGGCGGAGCCCGGCGTCGCGGCCGGCGCCCACGAAGAGCCGCACGAAGCCCGTGGAGCGGGGGCGGCCCCGGGCCCCCGGCGAGGGTCCCTTGGGTCCCTTCCCGCGGGGCGGCTGCGCAGGCCGCTCCTGGGGGATCTCCTCTTCCTCGCCCTCCGTGACCTGGGTGGCCTCGTGGGCCATGCGCACGGCCCCCATGGCGATGTCGAACAGGTCGAACTCGTCCGACAGGGCCTCCACCACCACCCGGAAGCGCTCGAGATCACCGCCGAGGATGGATTCCCGCACGGATGCGCGCGTGAGCTCCAGGCGTCGGGCCCGCAGGTCCGCCACCGTGGGCAGCGACTCGACCGCGATCTTCTGCTTGGTGAGCCGCTCGATGTTGCGCAGCAGCGCGTGCTCGCGCGGATCCGCGAGCGTGACGGCCACACCCTCACGACCGGCGCGTCCCACGCGGCCGATGCGATGCACGTAGGACCGGGGCTCGGAGGGCACGTCGTAGTTGATCACATGCGTGAGCTGGGCGATGTCGAGTCCCCGCGCGGCCACGTCCGTGGCGATCAGCAGGTCGGCGCTTCCGCTGCGCAATCGGCCCATGACGCGGTCGCGCTGCTCCTGCGACATGCCACCGTGCAGCGCCTCCGCCCGGTGACCGCGTCCGTTCAGCGCTTCGGTGAGCTCGTCCACGTCGTTGCGCGTGCGACAGAAGACCAGCGTGGCCTCCGGGCTCTCCAGGTCGAGCACGCGGCCCAGCGCGGCCAGCTTGTGCGGCCGGCGCACCAGGTAGGCCGTCTGACGCACGAGCGGCGCGCCCTCGTCGCTCGCGGGCTCGGCCGCGATGCGCACCTCGACGGGGTCCCGCAGATAGCGGCTGGCGAGCGCTTCGATGCGGTGCCCCAGTGTGGCCGAGAACAGCAGCGTCTGCCGGTCCGTCGGGACCTCGGCCACGATCGCTTCCAGGTCCTCCGCGAACCCCATGTCCAGCATCTCGTCCGCTTCGTCGAGGACGAGCATGCGCAACCGGCCCAGGTCCAGCGTGCCCCGTCGCAGGTGATCGAGCGCGCGGCCCGGCGTGGCCACCGCCACGTCCACGCCGCGCTTGAGCACCTTGAGCTGCTGCTGGAACGACTGCCCGCCGTAGATGGGCAGCACGGTCACGCCCAGCACGCGGCCGTAGCGGTGGACGGCCTGCGCCACCTGGATGGCCAGCTCGCGCGTAGGCACCAGCACCAGGGCGGACGGGGCCCGATGCCCGATGGGGATGCGCTGCAGCAGCGGCAGCGCGAACGCCGCCGTCTTGCCTGTGCCGGTGGCGGCCAGACCCAGCAGGTCGCGTCCCTCCAGGACAGGCGGGATGGCGGCGCTCTGGATGGGGGTGGGCTCTTCGTAGCCGAGCTGGGAGAGCGGCTCGAGCAGGGCCGGGCCCAGGCCCAGACCGGCGAACTCGGTGGCGGCCGAGGCGGAAGACGATGGAGTCATGGCCGAAGATAACAGGCGGGGCGGGTACGCCGGCGCGGATGCCCTGGCACCCCCGGCTCCCCGATGCACAGCGGGGCGGAGCCGGTTCGGCTCCGCCCCGCCCGAGGACCCGCTCAGGCCGCCCCGGGGGCGGCGCTGCTCACACCGCGTCCGACAGCGACGTGAAGGTGAAGTCGCGCGCCTTGATGGGGGGCACCCAGACCGCGGGGGCCAGACCGCCGGACTCGCTGGAGGAGACGCGGACGGGTTCACCCATCATCTCCACGTTGTTGAGCATGAAGATGGGCGACTCGTTGTAGCGCAGGTTCTTGACCGGGTGCGAGATCCGCCCGTTCTCGATCAGGAAGGTCCCGTCGCGGGTCAGGCCCGTGAACAGGATCGTGCGCGGGTCCACGCCCCGGATGTACCAGAAGCGGGTGACGAGCAGGCCGCGCTCGGTGGAGCGGATCATCTCGTCCATGGAGGCGTTGCCGCCCGTCATGTAGTACCCGTTCACGAAGCCGGTCGGGTCCATCTGCTTCTGGGCCGCCCAGTAGCGGTCGTAGACCAGGTTCTTGAGCACGCCGTTCTCCACCCAGACCGTGCGCCGGTTGGGCAGACCCCCGCCGTTGAACGGCGC encodes:
- a CDS encoding ABC transporter permease; this translates as MPSPEPRPPRLLVLLAGLLLSGDEGRLIRAELEESYVRDLQKRMPLRVARGRYARNLLGSIWSVWTARLPRTLARGLTLDAKLGLRMLAKQPLLTPVAMLALGLGIPASLALHHGLGVLFSPLPVPEGERLLGIRNHSLETHDPVLSSVHDYARWREALDAFEQVAAARAYRVNLYAGEPGAPPLRGAEMSASAFGLLRATPLMGRMLVPADEIPGAPDVVLLGQDVWRSRFAGDPAIVGRTVRVGRTEHTVVGVMPSSFRFPVDEDVWLPLRASPLDHAEGEGPDLWVFGRLRDGVTAERAALEVAQMTERLAIDDPDRYARWIGQVVPMPLLLMGVDEFLRSDPDFLTMQSTMLLLLLILCGNVGTLLLARNTTRMGELAIRTALGASRARIVIQLFIEALVLALVATGLGLIAAEAAIQWVFGNELAPLGVPYWLDPGLRTDTVLLALTLSVLAAVVAGVLPAFRATGRDVHATLQHWAAGRASVRFGLGSSLLIVSEIVLSVGFITLAGAMVRNVLHDSTAALGLEPDRYLRADVRVPANDATPDPEDPETEAVRVRLARTQQEVLRRLAEDEAVRGVGMGDDLANYEPGRRSIVLEGSESDGEPQDAAALRVDVGFFRGLGRPILAGRDFSAADLEALEGDGPAPVIVNTPFVDHVVGGRNAIGQRFRPRSAARDAPWFEIVGVVGPFGTNPINPDEAAAWYEPAVPGTSNPARYLVEVAGDPAAFAPRLREIVAAVDPEATVDQAIALGASWEADRSIWRWLSVLPLVLSGVAFLLAVSGLYALMSFTVSQRTREVAIRSALGARPWSIVATIARRAALQLGIGLALGGVWAWALLRQEADEAFVQSISIPLTVAATLVVTALVGVVACASPTLRGLRIQPSEALREG
- a CDS encoding type II toxin-antitoxin system prevent-host-death family antitoxin, translated to MPKTTTYSISRLRADLYRVIDRVLETGEPVEVERNGRRVRIVPAEAASQLAALRPHPG
- a CDS encoding helix-turn-helix domain-containing protein; its protein translation is MLFRRPQDLGPLLRDGRARVGWSQTRLAEELGVSRQWISLVETGKTSVEFDLAFSALQALGYHLRVERADPPRPEPPTPSRSRRTPLTREGEPLGKPRSRRARREP
- a CDS encoding DEAD/DEAH box helicase, whose product is MTPSSSASAATEFAGLGLGPALLEPLSQLGYEEPTPIQSAAIPPVLEGRDLLGLAATGTGKTAAFALPLLQRIPIGHRAPSALVLVPTRELAIQVAQAVHRYGRVLGVTVLPIYGGQSFQQQLKVLKRGVDVAVATPGRALDHLRRGTLDLGRLRMLVLDEADEMLDMGFAEDLEAIVAEVPTDRQTLLFSATLGHRIEALASRYLRDPVEVRIAAEPASDEGAPLVRQTAYLVRRPHKLAALGRVLDLESPEATLVFCRTRNDVDELTEALNGRGHRAEALHGGMSQEQRDRVMGRLRSGSADLLIATDVAARGLDIAQLTHVINYDVPSEPRSYVHRIGRVGRAGREGVAVTLADPREHALLRNIERLTKQKIAVESLPTVADLRARRLELTRASVRESILGGDLERFRVVVEALSDEFDLFDIAMGAVRMAHEATQVTEGEEEEIPQERPAQPPRGKGPKGPSPGARGRPRSTGFVRLFVGAGRDAGLRPKDLVGAITGEAGVPGRDVGSIQISERFTLVEVAEGVADDVLRALRGTRIKGKKVTVRLDQGR
- a CDS encoding metallopeptidase TldD-related protein; this encodes DEGRSFFSKAGGGNKIGEQFIDSRVTIHSDPGDPRLFSAPFNGGGLPNRRTVWVENGVLKNLVYDRYWAAQKQMDPTGFVNGYYMTGGNASMDEMIRSTERGLLVTRFWYIRGVDPRTILFTGLTRDGTFLIENGRISHPVKNLRYNESPIFMLNNVEMMGEPVRVSSSESGGLAPAVWVPPIKARDFTFTSLSDAV